GTCGCGGACAACGCCGTACTCGGACAGAACCGTATCCAGTACGCTTCCTTCCCGTTGACGGTGTTCATAATCCAGTCGCTTGGCAACGTCCACGTGTACACGCCATCCTGTTCAAGTGTCGCGCCAGTGGAGGTGCCGGTGGAATCAGTCCCATCGGCATCGCCCGTAACGTCCGCCCACGCGGGAGTCGCCTGCGTCTTCCAATACTCAACGTCCAGCGTCGCCGTCTCCGCGTTCACGTTCGTTCCGATGTTGAAGTACAGTCCAAGGAACTGCTCCTTGCACCCGATGTACAGGTAGTCGTCTGCCGCCATCGCGTCCAGCGGAACGTGTGTCGTCGTAGACTTGTCAATCGCCTCCGACGTGTAATCCGTGTACGTTCCCGCCGCCGCGTAGTAGAAAACCCTGTGTATCCGAGGAGTCAGCAACAGCTTCCAGTCGGACGCACAGTAGAGCTTCACTCCACGGTATCCAGGGATAACATTCAGATACCCCGGAACGGTGGAGGACAGGGTAATCGCCGCCTCACACTGCATATCAGACAGCGGGGCGTCGTATGTCCTAGTCGCCATCTATTTCTGCTTCTCCTTCAGGCTCCGATTCTTTCAACAGTGACTTCAAGGCTTCCATAGCCTCGTTGACCGCCTGCGCCTTGACCTGCGCGATAACGGCCTGATTCAACTGGGTCTGTGCGCTTGCTTCGATTCGCTTGATTGCTTTCTGTAGTTCCACTTCTTCTCCTCCTAATTGAGTGGGCACTTGAAGTTGTACCGGCTCATGCGGGGCCAGCAGACCTCGCCGCATGACGGACACACACACTCCATCTCACTTCGCAAGACCTCGAACGTCTTGCCACAATGCGGACACTCGTACTCGTAGATGGGCATTCATCCCTCCGAAAGAGAATGGGGCGGTACAAAGCCCCGCCCCGAGGCTTGGGGGTTACAGGATGTCGTCGGGGATTTCCGCCCACACGAAGGTCGGGCGATACTTGGAGTCGGACGTGCCGGTGGCGGTGTAGAACGCCAGCATCCCGCCCTTGGTGAGAGCGATGGGGATGTGCGGGAACAAGGGGATGGACACGGCAGACATAGAGTTGCTCAGTGTCTCAACGGGAGTACCCGTGCCCACAGCTTCCGCAGACAGCAGGTTATCGGGTATGTCTTTGGCCTGCCAGATAACTGCGTTCTGCGCGTCTGTGACCGCAGCGATGGTAACGGTGTTGACGAACTTGGCCTGATTGGTCCTGCTCTGTCCGCCAAGGGCGTTCAGTACCGTGCCCGCCGTGCCACTCGTGTACACGATGGGGTCGTCGAGGTTCGAGTTGATGAGAGTCAGGTACGCATCGGGGGCCGCGCCACCCTCAGACGTAAGCTGCAATCTCACGTACAACGGAACCACGATGACACCTGAATCGGGTGCGCGAAGCAGCCAGGTGGGGGTCGTGTCGTCCAGTGCGGCTTCGCCGTCAACGTCCGTCGCCTCGATGCCTTCACCACCGATGAAGACCCGGCCCTGAAGCATGAGGTTGTACTGCCAGTCCATGACGGGGACATCACCGAACTTGGTGATGCTTGCCGCCACAGACGCCCCCGCATCACCAATCTTCGCGGAGGTATTACGAACTTCAAAGATAGCCATGTGTACCTCCTAAAGAATGGTGTCGGGAAGCTCTGCCCATACGAACGTCGGGCGCAGTTTGGAATCCGAGGTCGCGGTCGACGCATACAGGTACAGGGCCGCGCCCTTCGCCAGTCCAATCGGGATGTGGGGGAACAGCGGGATGGTGACCGCCGACATGGAGTTGTCCATGGTCTCGACGGGGGTGCCAGTACCAACAGCCTCCACTGAAAGCAGGTTGTCAGGAACGTCCTTCGCCTGCCACAGCACCACGTTCTGCGCGGATGTGTACGTGCCGGAAGTCACGGTGTAGTAGCACAGGGCCGCATTAGCCGTGTGCTGCCCGCCGAGACAGTTGATGACGGTGTTGGCCGTACCCGCAGAGATGGCGATGGGCGTGTTGAGGTTGGTGTTGACGTAGGTGAGGTAGAAGTCGGGGGCCGCCCCGCCTTCTGTGGTCAACTGAACCCTGACGTACAGGGGGATAACCACAGTGCCGGAATCGGGAGCCTTCAGGCAGTGAGTGACCTCCTCCTCGGCGTAGGTGTCGTCCTGACCGTCGATGTCAGTGGCCTCGATGCCCATGCCGCCCATGAACACCTTGCCCTGCATCAGAAGGTTGTACTGCCACGGGATAGTGATAAGGTCGCCAAACTTGGTGATGCTCGCTTCTTTGGCCACGCCAGCGTCGGCAACCTTACCCGATGTGTTACGAACGATAAACTCAGCCATTCATGCCTCCTAAGCATTGGTTCGCATCTGCTCGACGTGAAGCATGTCGAGCGAGATGTTCCGGTCGATGGTGCCC
The Dehalococcoidia bacterium genome window above contains:
- a CDS encoding FmdB family zinc ribbon protein yields the protein MPIYEYECPHCGKTFEVLRSEMECVCPSCGEVCWPRMSRYNFKCPLN